The Parafrankia irregularis DNA segment GCGTCAGTCAGGCCGGCGCCGGCCAGATGCTGGTGGACGAGGTCGCGGGGGGCACTGGAGGCGACGGCCAGCGGGTAGCCGAGCGCGGCGAGCTCGCGAACCAGGTGGACGGCACCCAGACGGGCGGGCGCGCCGGCGGCGAGCTCGGCGGTGACGAGGTCGAGGATGTCGCCGATCAGCCTGCTGCCGTGGTGGTCAGGGAAACCGAGCGCGGCGGTGAGGACGCGGCCGACTACGGACAGCGGCTGGCCGATGAGCGTGTCGTGATGGTCGGGGGTGAAGACGCGGTCATGGTGGCCGAACAGGGTGGTATAGGCCCGGTGCCAGCAGATCTCGCTGTCGACCAGGGTTCCGTCGCAGTCGAACACGACGGCGGACGGCGGCTGCGTCGGTGGCGTCAACGCGCTCTCCTCCATGCCGGTTGGTGCTGGGCCGGTGGGTGCTGGCCGGACGGACGCCGCGGGCGCCGTCCCCGCGGACCGTAGCCGGAGGGTCCGACATTCCCGGGAAACCGGCAAGGCCGCCGACGGGTGCGCCGCGCCGTGGCACGTCGCCGGATCGGCGTCCCGGTTCAGGGCACCGACCAGAGCCGGGTGGTGCGGTCGATGCCCGCGCTGGCGAGCGTGTGGCCGCCGGGAGCGAACCGCACCGACAGCACCCAGCCGTTGTGGCCGGTCAGCGGATGGCCCAGCGGCTTCGGGTGGGCTGGGTCGGAGACGTCCCACAGTCGGATCGCCGCGTCGAAGCCTCCGGTGGCCAGGGTCCGGCCGTCGGGGGAGTAGGCGAGGGACCAGATCCGGTTGGCGTGCCCGCGCAGCGGACCGGCGAGCAGGCGCGGCCGCGCGGCGTCGTCGAGGTTCCACAGCTGGACGGAGCCGTCGGCCTCGCCGACGGCGAGCACCCGGCTGGCCGCGGCGGGTGGCCGGCCGTCGGCGGTGCGCGCCGGGCCGTCGGTGGTGGGCGCGGGCCTGCGCGGAGCGAACGCCACGGCGTAGGCGGGTGTGGGCGTCGCGGGCCCCGGCGGCAGCCTGCGCGGCGCGTGCCGGTCGGAGACATCCCAGAGCAGGATCGTGTCGCCGTTGCCGCCACCGGCCAGGATCCGGTCGTCGGGGGAGAAGGCCACCGAGGTGACATACGTGGTGTCACCGGAGAGCTGGGCGGTCTGGCGTGGGGCGCCGCTGCCCGACAGGTCCCACAGCCGGATCGTCCGGTCGTCGCTGCCGGTGGCGAGGGTGCGCCCGTCGGTGGAGAACACCACCGACCAGACGGGTTTCGTGTGCCCGGCGAGCGCCTGCCCCGCCGATGCCGGCTTCCTGCGGTCGGTGACGTCCCAGAGCCACACGTCGCCCTGCCAGTCGCCGCCCGCGAGGGTCCGCCCGTCGGGGGAGAAGGCGACCGTGGTGACACCCGCCTGTGGCCCGGTCAGTTCCAGCGCGAGGCGCCGGGGCGACGCCCGGTCGGTGACGTCCCACAGCGCCACCTCGCCGTCCCGGTTGCTGGTGGCCATCAGCTGCCCGTCCGCGGAGAACACCGCGGACAACGCCCAGTCGCCGCCCGCGGTCAGCGGACGCCCGAGCTGCTGTGCGGCAGGCCCGGCCACCGCTGCTTCCTGGTCGGGCAGGGCCGTCACCACCACGGCCGCGCAGGCTGTGCCGAGAAACAGCAGGACGGCCGCGAGCGCGGCACCACGTCGCCGACGCCGCGGGCCCGGCCCGAGCCCCAGCACCGTCCGCAGGCTCCGGCGACCGCGGCCCGCCGGGGGAGCGGACGCCCCAGGCATGGCCGCCCCGTGCGCGGGTGCCTCGTGCGCAGGCGGCTCGTGGGCAGGCGGCTCAGGCGCAGGCGGCTCGGGTGGAGCGTCGGGCCCGGACGGATTCCCGGCGGGCCGCTCCGGGGCGCTCGCGGGCTTGCCGTCATCCAGGGGAGCGCCGGCCGGCTCGGTGCGTGAAGGAGGCGCTTTGGCGCCTTCCCAGAGCCGGAACAGCCGAGCGATCTCCTCGTTGTCCGCACCGCACAACCGTGCGATGCGTTCCAGCGTTCCGAACTCCACCGGAATCGTCCGGCCGGTGCAGTAGCGGTGCACGGTGGACTTGCTCGCGTTGACCCTCCGGCCGATCCATTCGTAGTTGTGGCCGCTGCGCTGCTTCAGCTCCGACAGGAGTGCGCCCAGCTCCTCGGAGTGTTTTGCCATCCGGACTGGCCTCCCAGCAAATGCGCACGGTGTCGAACGGTGGACATCCTGTTACCGTCGGGTCGCGTCAGTGACGGACCACGTCCCACACCGCCAAGATTACCGCAGGTCAGCACGGGTCGGCCGTCCCATCCCGCGACTCCTCCCCGAACGCGTTGTCAGGTGCGCCGCGCGGCTGACAGAATTTCGGGCGGGCACCGGTGGCCAGCACATCCGAGGGTGTCCCGAAGGAATTCCAGAACGTGTGATGTGAAGTGTGGGAAATCCACCTCGGCCCGCGGAGGAATTGGCGCGAGGGAATTTGGTACCGGCCGGCGCGAAGAAGTCGAGAAAGAATACCGTGAAACGGCTCGCGCCAGGCACCGGCCATGCGGAGCCACGGCCGTGGCCACCCGGCCGGACGGCCGGCGCACGCCCGGCCCGACCGTCCGGCCGGGCACACCCGCGCCCGGGTGCCGGGTGCCCCAGGCCTGTGGTCATGCCATCGGGGGGTGGCATGACCGCGGACCCGGGGCACCCGGACCGTCGCCTCGTGGGAGCCCGAACTGTCGGCGGTGCCTCCTATCGTGGCGGGCATGGTCGACGAGGTGGCACGGGCGGAGGTGCTGGCGTTCCGGGCGCACGCCCAGCAGCTGGATGGCGCGGCGATCGCGCCGGGCGGCGCGGCCGTGCTCGACTTCGGCGTTCAGGACACCGGGCCCGACGGTGGGCGGTGGGCGCTGGCGATCCGAGGCGCCGGGGCCACCGCCGGCCCCGTCCCCGGCCCCGGTGGCGGTGGCGGTGAGCTGGCGACGGTGTGGACGCTGCGCGGCGCGCCGCATCTCCACCGTCGAGAGGATCTGCCCACCGTGGCCGCGGCCACCGCGCCGTACTCGGAGGCCGACGCCGCGAAACGGATCTTCGATGCGGCGCGGCCGCTGCGCGCCGCCGGCATCAGTCCACTCGCCGCGTTGGACTCCGTCGCGGCGGCGATGCGCGGGCTGGTCACCGGTCCGATGGCCAAAGGCGAGGTGTCGGCTCGGCTGGCTGAGCTGATGGGCCCGCCGTACCTGCGCTTCTGCCGGCCCTGTCAGGCCACCCACCTGTACGAGCAGCCGTTCCGGCTCGCGGCGCTGCGCGCGGGCCTGGAGCTGGTGCCCGGTACCTCGCCGCCGGTGCTGCGGCCGATCCCCGGGCTCACCCCGGCTGCAACGGTGCCCGCGCGGTTCGACGTGATCCGGGGCTATCTGCGTTTTCTGGGCCCGGCGGCACCGAAGCAGGTGGCGGAGTTCCTCGACGCTCCGGTGAAGGAGATCCGAGCCCGCTGGCCCGCCGACGCCGTCGAGGTGTGCGTCGAGGGCGAGGCTCGGTGGATCCTCGCCGAGGACAGGGATCGCCTGGGGCACGGTGCTGTCACCGCGACCCGGCTGCTGGGGCCCTATGACCTCTTCCTGCAGGCTCGGGACAGGGCGTTGCTCGTCGGCGACCAGGCACGGGCGAAGGCCCTGTGGCCGGTGCTCGGCCGGCCCGGCGCCGTGCTCGTCGGCGGAGAGGTCGCCGGCCTGTGGCGCCCGCGGCAGACCGCCGGGAAGCTGCGGCTGAACCTGACGATGTGGCGCCCGCTCACCCAGGCCCTGCGCGCCTCGATCGACGCTCAGGCCGAGCGGCTCGCCGCCTTCCGGCAGGTGCGGCTCGTCGGCGTGGAGGCCGTGGACTGATCAGCCGTCGTGCCCACTGATCAGCCGTCGTGCCCTGCGTGCTCGTCGCCCTCGGCGG contains these protein-coding regions:
- a CDS encoding HAD family hydrolase, which produces MTPPTQPPSAVVFDCDGTLVDSEICWHRAYTTLFGHHDRVFTPDHHDTLIGQPLSVVGRVLTAALGFPDHHGSRLIGDILDLVTAELAAGAPARLGAVHLVRELAALGYPLAVASSAPRDLVHQHLAGAGLTDAFSAVLGGEDTDQPKPHPDIYLRACAALGAPPARSIAIEDSPPGVDAARAAGMFVIGVPGRPQLVLASHLTVGDLTAPHLRHVLGLPPAAPTAPTTSRAAPTAPPTSVAGARRVAH
- a CDS encoding helix-turn-helix domain-containing protein gives rise to the protein MAKHSEELGALLSELKQRSGHNYEWIGRRVNASKSTVHRYCTGRTIPVEFGTLERIARLCGADNEEIARLFRLWEGAKAPPSRTEPAGAPLDDGKPASAPERPAGNPSGPDAPPEPPAPEPPAHEPPAHEAPAHGAAMPGASAPPAGRGRRSLRTVLGLGPGPRRRRRGAALAAVLLFLGTACAAVVVTALPDQEAAVAGPAAQQLGRPLTAGGDWALSAVFSADGQLMATSNRDGEVALWDVTDRASPRRLALELTGPQAGVTTVAFSPDGRTLAGGDWQGDVWLWDVTDRRKPASAGQALAGHTKPVWSVVFSTDGRTLATGSDDRTIRLWDLSGSGAPRQTAQLSGDTTYVTSVAFSPDDRILAGGGNGDTILLWDVSDRHAPRRLPPGPATPTPAYAVAFAPRRPAPTTDGPARTADGRPPAAASRVLAVGEADGSVQLWNLDDAARPRLLAGPLRGHANRIWSLAYSPDGRTLATGGFDAAIRLWDVSDPAHPKPLGHPLTGHNGWVLSVRFAPGGHTLASAGIDRTTRLWSVP
- a CDS encoding winged helix DNA-binding domain-containing protein, producing the protein MVDEVARAEVLAFRAHAQQLDGAAIAPGGAAVLDFGVQDTGPDGGRWALAIRGAGATAGPVPGPGGGGGELATVWTLRGAPHLHRREDLPTVAAATAPYSEADAAKRIFDAARPLRAAGISPLAALDSVAAAMRGLVTGPMAKGEVSARLAELMGPPYLRFCRPCQATHLYEQPFRLAALRAGLELVPGTSPPVLRPIPGLTPAATVPARFDVIRGYLRFLGPAAPKQVAEFLDAPVKEIRARWPADAVEVCVEGEARWILAEDRDRLGHGAVTATRLLGPYDLFLQARDRALLVGDQARAKALWPVLGRPGAVLVGGEVAGLWRPRQTAGKLRLNLTMWRPLTQALRASIDAQAERLAAFRQVRLVGVEAVD